The Drosophila suzukii chromosome X, CBGP_Dsuzu_IsoJpt1.0, whole genome shotgun sequence DNA window GGCAGTGCGGTGAGCGTCAGCCGTTCGCGGACATCGAAGACGCTGAAGCGCAGCCGTGTGCCGGCCGAGAAGCCGGCGCTGCGCTGGAAGCGCATGGTGCACAGAAACTGCGGACTGCGTGTCCGCTCCTGCAGCTCGGTGCGGGCATGCTCCCGCCACAGGCAATCCTCTCCAGCCGCCGGCAGCAGTGAGCATACGACCTGTGGGTTCGGCGCTCGCCCCACAGTGTCCAAAGGCAGGCTATCACAGGAGAGGGCCGTCTCGCAAATGGGCAGCTCCGAGAGATCCAGTTCTGAAAGTGCAAGATAGAGAGTACACCGGGTGAAATCATGGAGGTTGGGAGGTTCGGGTACAGCACGGAACAGCTAAAGCGGTGGGGATCAAATAACAAACAACAGGCAATTCCGTTTAAATTCATTAGCAAAACAAAGTTTATTCCAAGaataaattcatatttttcaaTTGCATCACATGGACTAAATTCCACCTCCAATTCCCCTGGGATTACACACATAAAAGTACAACAAATAAGGCATCACCTCCGGTTAGGATTagattaataataataatgtatgcagaatgttttgtgttttcttatttttttggcAAGCGAAGCGCTTTTGGTTGCCCAAAATGGAATCGAATGGCGATAAACCGGATGTTTGTGTAGATGTACATTGGGTGCATGGAAGTGAGCGAGAGGATTGGATGAGGTTTGGAGTGCTGGTGCGGATGGGTGTAATATGTGGACATAACATAACTAAAAACAGTAACGACCTCCGCGCCTCCTGATTGTTGGGTGTTTTTTTTGGGGTTAGAACTGTATAAGATCACCTTCAAACGGCGCCGCCTCCTCCGTGGGCGCGGCAGTGGACTCCTCCGCCGGCGCGCTATGCAGCTGCAGTTGCTCCTTGACCTGCTGCTCCAGGGGCATGCCCAGGTCAATGTGATTGCCCATTGTACTGGCTGTTCCAGCAACGTTCGTCTGGCGACTCTGGGCTTGAATTTGCTCCTTCAGCTGGCGGATGAGCAGGTTCAGCCTCTCGCTGGAGGCCTGTTCGATGCACTGCACCCAGGCCTGGCGTTCGGCCGACGAGCGGGCTATGAAACGCTCCGACGAGCTGTCCTTGAAGTCTGTCAACCGAATAGGGTAAAGAAAATCAATTAACTAGAAGGGTTTTTTTTAGGGTTAACCACTCACCTAGATCGAACACATAGCCCTCGGGTTCGGGCTCCTCATTCTGGATGCGCGGACGACAGTTCTCCAGCACCAGGAGGCCGGCCACCGCTGACTTGGGGTCCTTATCCTTGAGGTAGAACAGTAAATTGCCACGCAGTTTACACCAACGTTCAACTCTGACTGTGGGCGGtagaatatacatatatggaGTGTGCATAAGCCAGGTGCCTGGTGGGGATTGCAGGTGGTGCGAGATGGGGATGGGGAATGGGGCTACTGAGTGCCAGTGCAGGTGGCCATGAGGGGGCTTACCTTCGCTGGAGCGCCACAGGAAGCCCTCCTGGCGGTCGATGATGATGAGCAGGCCCTCCTTGTCGAATCGCGTCGCTGGATTGCTGGCCAGGGAGTTCAGTTCGGGCTTGTTAAAGCGCATGGCTACTGGTCACTGGATGGAGAGGGATATATAAAATGGAAACCCACTCGATTAGCGAACTCCAAAGATGGACTGGCACGCCCGCAGAAAAGGCGAGCCACATCAATAATTCACCGCAATTACACGGCGCCGTGTACGTGCCCAGTGGGCGTGGCTCGGATGGGCTGATGGGCTGCTGGCCAGGCACACACAGATACATACCTCCTGCTCCTGCGCCGCCTCCTCCACCTCCTTTTTTGCCCTTTTGGTCCTGCGACCTCgatattgttgttgttgttgttggtgttcttgctgctgctgcacagCTGGCGGCGATTCCCCCTCTCCTGGAGCTGGCTCATCCGTCGCTCCCCGGGGAGTCACTTGCTCCGCTCCGCGCTTAGATCTTGCTGATTACTAGTTAGTAATTACGAACTGATTAAATTTAGTTTGGCAATTGATAAGCGCAAGCGAAGCTTCTTATTGGAAAATAGATTCTGCTGTTCTGCCACAGCCAGTGTTGTGAAGCGCTGGAGGTACTAGAGGTGGCCAACACTCCGTCGTGAGTATCGAATGGAAAGTATCGTTATTCGATtgaatttcaaaattaaagCAAGCAATTATTTCAAGACATTTTCATAAAGTTTCtaacaaaattttaaactattttgttagaaatttttttattttaaagatggtTTGATTTAATTTGGAACAGGATATTCAAAAATTATCAATTCcgtttaatatatttttggaaTCCTAAAATACAAGGCGGTTAAATCAACGGTTACTTTTCACATGATTTTTTACTTTGTATTAACTCATTATCCAATTTTACCTTGTTATTGAGTAACagcacattttaaaaatactttaaaaaaatatataaatcatAGAAAACGTTTTAAGTTTTAGAAAATTCCActaatttaaataaacaaatgtatAGAAAAGCTTAGAACAAGGTCCTATAGTCCAAAAATCACAAAAACAATTGTTCGcatttccatctataaaaaaattaaaatggaacatttaagaaaaatgggaaatggtTTATTATATACCCCAGTTTAAACCTTTTTGATGGTCTGCAATTCTTCATGATCTCGCTCAAttcttatatttatatttaagcTTTGAAACCTTTCCATTCCCATTACAATTATCCAACAACTATTTATACTAAAAAACACTCTTAATTCAGCATTTAGCTATGTGATGAAAAAATCGCCaagtttaatataaaatgtttCATATTTATAACAGCATATAGATAACATTTTACTATAAACGGAGAGAGAGTGCCACACATAGGATCAAAAGGTACTCTTATCATGGTACCATAGTATTTCCACAAGGTCCTTATTCTTCTATTCAATCAATTCACGCCGATGACTCATCTTGATGTCCACGTTAAAACGACGCGACCATTTCGCCAGCAATGCGTACTGAAAAAAGGAAGGCAAGAATTAGGTATAAATGGAAAGTGGGATAGTTTGGGTACACCCACATCCATCAAATTATCGCAGAAATTCACGTCGAGCAATTCAAGCTTGGGACAGCGAACCAGAATGCTGAAATGAAATCAAGTGTTGACAAATCATTatataaatctttaaaaatacaatataaaACAATGAAACCCACTCATAAATACGTTCATGCGTGATGTTTGGAATGCCCATGAGGTCCAGTTGCTCCAGATTCGCGCCCAGCTGGGAAATATGAATGAGATCGCGCTCGGTGATTCCCCGCACTGCCGACAGAAAGAGCTTCTTCAGCTTGGGGCAGTTGGACAGCAGCTGGAGCAGGCCATCCCCCAGCGATGCCTCCCTCAGGCTGGAATAAGACTTAATTGGTTAGGGCACatcataatttttaaacaggCACGACCTACCACCAGCCCAGGTCGACCTCCTCCAACTGATGCAGGCTGGCCAGCGACTGCAGTCCCCTGGCCGACAGAAAATGAGCCTTCCACAGATCCAGTGTAACGAGCTGCGTGTTGTACGTGGCCAGATGGTCGGCCACATTGTCCATGCTCACCGAGACACCACAGAATGCTAGACGAAAATGTACTTAGTTAAAAAGTTCCTCAAATCAATTCCATTTGTATTCTTACCAAGATTCAGGTGCTTCAGCTTGCGGTTGCCCTCGAGCATGCTGAGGAGCAGTTCCGTTTCAAAGGCCGTTTGGCAGAGATCGAGTCGCTCCAGATTCTTAAGGTTGGCCAGACAGGAGAAGTTTAGCAGCGGCGGATCAGTGGGGCAGTTGCGCAGGCTCAACTctgaaaaatgatattactcAGACATTTTTCAACAAGAGTAGTGAGCATAACGCACCTATTAGGTTATCACAGACTATGCCCACGTTCTCAATGCAGCTGCCATTGAGAAATCTGCAGGAGTGCAGCCGCAGGTGGGTAAGATTATCGCCGCGTTGGGTCAGGAATCTGCAATGGGTTTATTGGTTTAGGTTTATATCACAAATCCCATTTCCCCGACACCCACTTTTTGAACTCGGTGGGCGAGACCGTGTTGAATACGCCGCACCAGGACAGATCCAGCTTGCGCAGCATGGTGGCACGACGGGCCAGCGTGCAGAGCAGCTCGGAGTTGGCCAGGTGCCAGTAGGGCTTCAGGCTGATCTCAGCGTAGAGCAACGGATGCGTGGAGATGTCGTAGAAGGTGCGCGACACCTGACCCACGCGGAACAGGGACTTGAGGTCCAGGTAGCTGAGTATGCGCAGAAGGATTTCGAACGGCAAATCCGTGAGGGAGACTGGTGGAGGCGCCTCCACGCCGACACCGCCATCCTCCAGGCTATTCTCCTTGAGGAACTGGCTCAGATCGTTGGTGATAAACTCCTGCAGCTTGGTGGCCCCATCTTGATCGCACTTGGGCTGGAACTTTAGTGTGCGCAGCTTGCAACTAATGGGTCCGCCACTGCCATCGGGGTTTGGAGGATCGATATGGGGATTGGGAGTCTCCGGTGGCGGGGACAAGTGGACGAGTAGCTGCCTTTGCAGGTGCTGCGAACGCCTCTTGGCCAGAAGGTTGCGCGGTTGGTCTACGGTGCGACCGCACAGCATGATGGCATCGATGGCCGTGTAGTAGTTCAGGTTGCTGTGATTGAAGTCGACGCGCAGGGTCCTGCCAAATGGATGGGGGTTCATAAGTAAggcatttttatttaacaagcTGGCTGACTCACTTCGTCACCATCGTGGTCTTCTTTAGCGGCGGACGAAAGCAACGCGAGTCAAATACTGGCCGTTCCAGATCGCCATCCGCGGCATCCCACAAACAGGTCCACTTCTTGGTCAGGCCGTAGGACCAGATGCGAACGACGGCGCCCGGATTGAAGGTCTCAAAGATGGCCACTCCAGTTGGCACCACAAACTCCTCGAAGTACACAACTGGTGGGGATGAAATACGATGCATTCGGTTAGTCAAGGCTCGGTTATCGAAGTTCTCTTAAGAATAGTGTGATTGGTAACCTTACCAACATAGTCCTGCGTCGGCAGCTTGGACAGATTCTGGGGCTGTATCTCCCGCGTGGCCGACGGAGCGCGCTGCCACCAGTCGCCGTAGGTGCGCTGCGGGCGAGAATTGAAGAGGATCCCTGAACAGTTGGTTCTGCATGGGCCAGGTGGACTCACCATGGGAAAGGTCTCCGGATAGTCACCGTACTCGGGATACTTGGCTGGCCTGCCAATCAGGTTGGCCGCCGTATACGAGATGCTGTAGTCGATGCCATACTGCGAACTGTAATCGAGGACTCCGAGGACATATTGCTCCACATAGTAGCCCTGATCGGACTGCTCGGACTGCGCCGGCTCCTTCGACTTGATCCTGAACTCGACGGGGTCATCCGCCTCGGCCTCTGGCTCCGCCTCGGCTGGGCTGTCCGTGTCGCTGGACTCGCCAGGTTCGCCGCCATTGGCCATCAGGGACATGGCTGCCAGCGCCAGCTGCCGTGGACGTTGGCCGTAGGTGAGCCTCAGCGTGTCGATCGCCTGCAGGCAGCGCCCAAGTCCCACTTCCCCACCGGCGTACCAGGGCGGGCGATGGGCATAACCGAACCAGAGTCGCTGGGGTGGCCGCAGGTGCCACAGAAGCCGCAGATAACGCTCCCCGAAGATTCCCGCCTCTCTGCTGCCGGATGTGGTGGTCCTGCGCCTGGTATCGCCTTGTGTGAGGACCTCGACCTCCTGGTTGTGGTCACGTTGCTGGGCCAGACCTTAATGGCTAGTGGTACCGGGGTTTTCTTCGTTCCGCGCGGACGCTAATCCAATTAATGGCCAGTTTGCGGACTCCTCTTTGGGTTCCAGCTTTCTCCGCGCCTCGCTTTTGTTCGCTTTTCGCTGTCCGCCGACCTCTGACCTCTGCTGCACTGGGGTTCTTACGCTGGCTGGTGATTTCCGCTTGGATTGCCGCTTACTCAGCCTAATGCAACTGGGCTTACAGCACTTttaaaacacaaaataaaagagtttgtttttgttaaaAACCTGCGTCCAAGCTATCGCTATCGATAGCCCTGTGGTCAAACATATATCGCTATCGATAACCCCGCGACGCCCTGTGGCCAAATTCACTAGCGCTTCGATAACGCTGCCAGGGCTACGACGTTGTGGCCAAACAAtgaattataataatattttaaaaatcaaaacttCGTATTCAATGGTTTCATTGATGTTTACATAAACTTATAATTTGTTCCATTGAAAGATGTAATGTCTGAAATTGTTATGATTTGTTTCTGTTTAAATGTTGCTGCAAGTAAGAGCGATGACATTATTATTTCTTATCATTTTTAAGCGGAGcatcttaacattttttttgtacagATTTTATTGATATgcgttaaatatttttaaacaggGAGGGAGCAAGCACCCTTTTTAAATTCACTTTAATTTCTTActcatatgtatatataatttGTGAAAAATGTATAATTGAAGATATTACAAAAATAGTTCCTTTAATTTGAGatttttaaactaaaactCGTAGTGATAAGAAATTCCTTAAATAagaatacatttaaatttaacaaacTCCAACGAAATGCTTAAAAATCGTGCGTTGCATGATGGACGGTCGTGCAGAGGCGGCCCTGCTGCACCGTGCACAGGCCCCCCAACTCAACGGTGTGCAACAGCTGAATCCAGCCGATATCCAATCCATGCTTCGACTGCCGCTCCAGGTTTTCAGAAAGTGCTCCAGCATGAAGACGCGCCCGCGGCTGGACTATCGCAACAAGCTCATCCTGGCGCCCATGGTGCGCGTGGGTACGCTGCCCATGCGTCTGCTGGCCTTGGAAATGGGTGCGGACATCGTTTACACGGAGGAGCTAGTGGACCTCAAGCTGATCAAGAGCATTCGCAGGCACAACCGTAAGTGGATCGCCATTCCAGGGAGTAGCCAAAACCCAGTCTAATCCTGCTCCATCCCTCCAGCTGCTTTGGGCACGGTGGACTTTGTGGATCCCTCGGACGGAACGATCATTTTCCGCACCTGCGCCCAGGAAACCTCACGTTTGGTTCTCCAAATAGGCACCAGCGATGCCGAACGAGCCTTGGCCGTGGGCCAGCTGGTGCAGCGCGACATCTCCGGGCTGGACATCAACATGGGCTGCCCCAAGGAGTTCTCCATCAAAGGCGGCATGGGCGCCGCCCTGCTCTCCGAACCCGACAAGGCGGCCCTCATACTGCGAACCCTATGCTCCGGCCTGGACATTCCGGTCACCTGCAAAATCCGCATCCTGCCGGACTTGGAGGGCACCATCGATCTGGTTCAGAAACTGGCCTCCACGGGCGTTGCAGCCATTGCTATACATGGCAGGACGCGGGATGAGCGACCACAGGATGCCTCCCATCCCGATGTCCTGCGGGCCGTGGCCCAGGCCGTGGATATACCGATTATCGCGAATGGCGGATCAAAGAGCATGCAGACCTACGAGGATCTGCGAAAGTTCCAGTTGGAATGCGGTGCTGCCAGCGTGATGGTGGCCCGGGCAGCCCAGATCAATGTGAGCATCTTCCGGCCGGAGGGACCGCTGCCCATGGATGAGCTGATTGAGAAGTACCTGCGCCTGTGCGTCGACTACGACAATGCGCCGCACAACGCCAAGTATAATGTGCAGAGCATCCTGCGGGAGCTGCAGGAGACGCCGCGTGGCAAACGCTTCCTGCAGTGCCAGACGCTACAGCAGATCTGCGAGATCTGGCATCTGGGCGACTACTGTCGGCGGAAGCAGCGGGAACTGAGGACGCTGGGCAACTCGGGACGGGCGGAGGTTGAGCCGCCGGAGGCGCAGGCCAAGCGACAGAAGCTGGAGGAGGCGTCTACCTTGATTACGGACGAGTACGCCGGCGTCATTTGCCGGAACATGCCCTTCCTGCGCTCCACCTATCCAAGTGGTAAACCTTCTGCGAAAGCTATGATTCCCTCGATTCCTTAACTTTTGCTTTCCCTCCACACAGATAACCATCTGCCGAAGACACAGCTCTACGTTCATGCTGCAAGGGTTGGCAAATCCCCGCCAGCCTACGAGACGCAGCAGTGCGACAAACTGTTCCGCTCCATTTGCACCTACGATGGGCAGCGCTTTAGTAGCTCCTTCTGGGAGAAGAACAAGAAGCAAGCGGAGCAGGGAGCCGCCCTGGTGGCCCTGCTCCATCTCGGCCAGCTGGAGGCGGAGGTCCTGCGCGACAATGGCAGCCTACTCAACTAAGGAGCATCTAGCGCTCATCCATGTAAATGATACCCACTCGGCTATGAATGATTATTTGATTCTGCTTGATTATTGCATTGCCTTAAGTGTTGATATTGCTTGAATTCTAGTGTTACTTTGACTACATCCGTTGGGTTCACAcattgtatattttttaaatattaaaaaaaggaaataaagttaTGACTATATGAACTACTTACAAAAGCAATACAGTATGTGTATATACTATGGGTTTAAATATGTATCTAAATGTTAGCTAAGTTGCAATGTTTTTTGAGGCATTCATCACTTTACGAGGGattttaaatacatatatctTTATGATATTTAAATCCGCGTACTCTTCAAAAAGTATAGTTTAATCTCACAATGATACCAAATAACCGTGAATTCTTCAGATATTTTTAGTCCGAAACATATAAATCACACTGTTAGATCAATAGAAACTATATTGTTTCATTCTGAAGTAAATTCTGGATAGTTAACTAATTTAACTAAATGGAATACTCTCTTAATACTACTCTTAGCAAAGGTCTTTGAAGTCCAACTAATCCAACAATCATATAACTCAAACAGTTTTTCGGCCAACTCAGAGTTGAGTGTAATTCTCgttttgaaatatatttattaggGGCTGTTTAATTTCCTAGTGTCGGGTTCAATGGTGAGATGAGAGATGAGGCGTGAGGTGCTGCTAGCTGCATACGCTTAGTGGGGCCGGCGCTGTCCCTGCGGTGCGCCATGGTGGTGTTGTCCATGGccatggggatggggatgggcaTTTTGCGGCGGCGGCATCATGGCATGGTCATCACGAAACCCGTAGTTCGCGACGTAGTTTAGTAGATAATCCTTAGTTATGGGCTGCTTTATGCTCTCCACAACAGCTGAAATTTTAAATGCCATTACAATTAAATATATCTCAAAATCAGAATAATAAGGAAGGGAAAGCAGCCAAGATCAATTGTTTTCAATTTGAGAATTACTCACTTATTTAAGAAGAAACGTTCTTGAAATCAAGATGAAATTACTCTAGTATTTTTCGAGATAAAGTGATTTTGAAATGGATATAAGATCAGTCTCGAAATGAATTTTTCTTGACCAAGATCAAATGCTCGTCCTTTCACTTATTCGGAAAAAAAGTTCTTGAAATCAAGACCAAAGTATTCTTGAGAGTGTTTTTAAGTATACTTACAGCGGGCTGTGTTGAAGCTGTTGGGATGCTTCTTGTCTGTTCGCTCGCGCATAAACTCCCAGTTGCCATACTGATTCATGGTGCACTCGACGATCCTGTTGTCCAAGTCTCTGATCTCCTTTGTCAGCTTTTGCATGCGTCCGAAGGGGGCATCGTGACCACCCACATAGAGAAAGCCCACCTTCTTCGTGAGCAGGCTGTGTGAAGGAAGGGAGGGCAATCCAGGGATTAGTTTGGCCCATTAAAGACAGCTCTCCTCTCAGTACTCACCCCTCGCCGCGCTCCGTTATGATCTTGAGCCGAAAGTCCACCGAGTTGAGCTCGTGCGGCTTCCACTTGAAGACGTCCGAGCACACGCCGGCTGTATACGGCTGCTGGGATGGCTGGAAGATAAGGCCATCCGGCTCGTGGGCCAGCGTCCGGGAGAACTTCTCGCCCAGCAGACGGGCGGACATCCAAATGTCCCAGAAATCCTTGCCGCGCACACTGAACGCCTGCAGCCGCTGGTTGATGATGCCATGCTTCATGCCCAAGATGCGGGGACCTGCAGTGGCAACCAAACGTAAAGTGGCGAACGATAAGCCGAGGACGGGCAACCCACTCACCTATAACCTCCTTCTTGATGTAGTCCAGTCGGTTGGGATAGAACGGCTCGTCCCGCACATCGCGATGCGAAAGACGCACAATATCGTAGACGAGGTAGCGCGGCGTTACGGTCTCGCCGATCTTGTCTATCACCATCTCCTGCAAGCCGATGGAAAATAAGACAAGTGATTAGATAAACTCCAACAATCGACTATCACAGCTTACCCCATCGAGGAGCGTGCCGTCGAggtggtcgttcaggttcttGCCGTCCACAAATGCCACGTTCTCCACCTGGAAACAGGAGTGGTTGCGATCAAAGAAGTAGACCTCATCCCGGCCATCAATGAGCATCATGTAGCGTGTGCCGTCCGCCTTCCACGAGACTCGGTAGGGTATCTCGCTAAGCCGTTTGATGTTGTTTCTGTCCATGGACACGGGCTGCGAGCCCGGGAAGCCGTTCTTGTTCCACTGGCACCAGTCCTGCACCTTTCGCTGCAAATCACCCAGCCGCGGCTGGTCGCTCACTTGCCGCACACCCGGCACTCCGGCCATGAAGGTGGCATTCTTGATGACCATCTCGCGGCGACGCTTCTTCCTCGGCTGTCCATCGGACGTGGAGGCGTCTCCATCGCCCTCCGCCTCCTCGCCCTCCAGCTCCTCGGTCTCGTCCTCCTGCTCTCCGCCGCCCTGCTGCGACGTGGACGTGGAGCTGTTGTCGTCAAAGTGCCGCTTCCGGCTGTCCGTGGCCGAGCCATCGCCATTGCTGTCGTCATAGTCTAGACACCAGTTGGGCTGCTCCGGGGCCGCCGGGGCATCCTCCTCGTCCTCGTAGCGCTTGTACAGTTCATTGATGTAGTCCTGCTTGTAGATGCCCGGCGGTCGGGCACTGGCAAAGACAGCTAGCGCTGCCTCCACGGAGCAATCGAGTCGCTCCACCATATAGGAGACGATTAGGAAGCCGGTGCGGTTGAAGCCATGCGTGCAGTGAACGGCGATGACGTCGAAGGGGCGTTCGTTGATGAAGTTGTCCACGATCTCGATGAAGCTGTGCGTCTGCTCCGGCGAGGGCGTCTCGCCGTGGCCGCGGCACTGCAGCTTGATGTACTGGGCGCCGCGCTCCTCCACCGTGGATCGATCGTAGAAGCGTTTCGTGTTGGTCAGGTCCACCCAGAGGCCCAGTTTCAGCTGGAGGGGATGGGTAGAGATGCAGGTTGGCAACTACACATGTCATCGCAAATGACATTCCAGATACATACCTTGAGCGTCTTGCAGTAGTCGAAGAGCATCTCGGGGCGAAAGGTGCACTCGATGGGCATCTTGTCCTGGAAGCTCTGGCTGAGCGGCGTCTTGAAGGCCAGGAATCGCTCGGCGATGATGGAGTCGCTCTTGCGCGGACAATACAGCCAGCGGTTGGGCAGTGGCCCGGAGCCGCGCTCCCTGTCCCTGTCCCGATCCCGATGAGATTGGGCCATGGTGGCTGCGCTCCTggtcctgctcctgctgctgctgctgcctctgCTGGATGctgacgacgacgacgacgggCGCGAGTTGCGTTCCGATCCCGGTGATCTGCTTCAGGGGCG harbors:
- the Fbxl4 gene encoding F-box/LRR-repeat protein 4 produces the protein MSLMANGGEPGESSDTDSPAEAEPEAEADDPVEFRIKSKEPAQSEQSDQGYYVEQYVLGVLDYSSQYGIDYSISYTAANLIGRPAKYPEYGDYPETFPMRTYGDWWQRAPSATREIQPQNLSKLPTQDYVVVYFEEFVVPTGVAIFETFNPGAVVRIWSYGLTKKWTCLWDAADGDLERPVFDSRCFRPPLKKTTMVTKTLRVDFNHSNLNYYTAIDAIMLCGRTVDQPRNLLAKRRSQHLQRQLLVHLSPPPETPNPHIDPPNPDGSGGPISCKLRTLKFQPKCDQDGATKLQEFITNDLSQFLKENSLEDGGVGVEAPPPVSLTDLPFEILLRILSYLDLKSLFRVGQVSRTFYDISTHPLLYAEISLKPYWHLANSELLCTLARRATMLRKLDLSWCGVFNTVSPTEFKKFLTQRGDNLTHLRLHSCRFLNGSCIENVGIVCDNLIELSLRNCPTDPPLLNFSCLANLKNLERLDLCQTAFETELLLSMLEGNRKLKHLNLAFCGVSVSMDNVADHLATYNTQLVTLDLWKAHFLSARGLQSLASLHQLEEVDLGWCLREASLGDGLLQLLSNCPKLKKLFLSAVRGITERDLIHISQLGANLEQLDLMGIPNITHERIYDILVRCPKLELLDVNFCDNLMDYALLAKWSRRFNVDIKMSHRRELIE
- the Dus2 gene encoding tRNA-dihydrouridine(20) synthase [NAD(P)+]-like, which encodes MLRLPLQVFRKCSSMKTRPRLDYRNKLILAPMVRVGTLPMRLLALEMGADIVYTEELVDLKLIKSIRRHNPALGTVDFVDPSDGTIIFRTCAQETSRLVLQIGTSDAERALAVGQLVQRDISGLDINMGCPKEFSIKGGMGAALLSEPDKAALILRTLCSGLDIPVTCKIRILPDLEGTIDLVQKLASTGVAAIAIHGRTRDERPQDASHPDVLRAVAQAVDIPIIANGGSKSMQTYEDLRKFQLECGAASVMVARAAQINVSIFRPEGPLPMDELIEKYLRLCVDYDNAPHNAKYNVQSILRELQETPRGKRFLQCQTLQQICEIWHLGDYCRRKQRELRTLGNSGRAEVEPPEAQAKRQKLEEASTLITDEYAGVICRNMPFLRSTYPSDNHLPKTQLYVHAARVGKSPPAYETQQCDKLFRSICTYDGQRFSSSFWEKNKKQAEQGAALVALLHLGQLEAEVLRDNGSLLN
- the mRNA-cap gene encoding mRNA-capping enzyme, whose protein sequence is MAQSHRDRDRDRERGSGPLPNRWLYCPRKSDSIIAERFLAFKTPLSQSFQDKMPIECTFRPEMLFDYCKTLKLKLGLWVDLTNTKRFYDRSTVEERGAQYIKLQCRGHGETPSPEQTHSFIEIVDNFINERPFDVIAVHCTHGFNRTGFLIVSYMVERLDCSVEAALAVFASARPPGIYKQDYINELYKRYEDEEDAPAAPEQPNWCLDYDDSNGDGSATDSRKRHFDDNSSTSTSQQGGGEQEDETEELEGEEAEGDGDASTSDGQPRKKRRREMVIKNATFMAGVPGVRQVSDQPRLGDLQRKVQDWCQWNKNGFPGSQPVSMDRNNIKRLSEIPYRVSWKADGTRYMMLIDGRDEVYFFDRNHSCFQVENVAFVDGKNLNDHLDGTLLDGEMVIDKIGETVTPRYLVYDIVRLSHRDVRDEPFYPNRLDYIKKEVIGPRILGMKHGIINQRLQAFSVRGKDFWDIWMSARLLGEKFSRTLAHEPDGLIFQPSQQPYTAGVCSDVFKWKPHELNSVDFRLKIITERGEGLLTKKVGFLYVGGHDAPFGRMQKLTKEIRDLDNRIVECTMNQYGNWEFMRERTDKKHPNSFNTARSVVESIKQPITKDYLLNYVANYGFRDDHAMMPPPQNAHPHPHGHGQHHHGAPQGQRRPH